The Rhodamnia argentea isolate NSW1041297 chromosome 7, ASM2092103v1, whole genome shotgun sequence genome contains the following window.
ACATGTCTCCTCCAACATGAGTGATGCCATCGTGTGCCGGTGCCGTGGCAATGACGTGAGGCAGATCGAAATTAATCCCCTGAATGTGCGGAAACGACTTAATGATCGTGGCCAGGGTCACGCCGATCCCCCCGCCGACATCAACCAAAGATCCAATGCTCTTGAAGCCGGCCTTATACCCTTCCACGATGGCCCTGACCAAGATCTTGCTCGTACCCGCCATCCCATCGTTGAACAAGCGGTTGAACTCGGGATTCGCCGATGCAAAGTCCCAAATCTTGCAGCCATGAGCCATCTCGAATGCAACGCCGCCGGTCTTGATGCAGTCGCTGAAGCAATGCCATGGGGACATCAGCCATGGGTGGTTTTCCATCAGCACCAACGGCGCAAGGCTCAGCTCGGATCCGGGGCCCTGGAGGAGCCATCTCGATGACGGGGTGATGCCATAGAGTGTCTCCTGACTCTCATGGCCACCATCGGGTTGGCAACGCTGAGCGGAGAAGATGTTGTTGCGGACGAGGAGTCTCATGATGCGCGCCAAGTAGGTAGTTCCGGGGGACGGGGCGGGAATGCGGGAGGCTATTTGGGCTAGGGTGACAGGCCCGCCGCCGTAAGAATGGATGATGTCAGGAATTCGGAGCTCGACGGCGCATTTCAGTGCCATCGAGTCGGCGAATGCAAACATTTGCCTCCATATGTGGGCTTGGCCTCTTAGGATTGCTTCAGGTTCATCAGGCgattccattctctctctctctctctctgcttgctTTGGTTTGGGTTTATGGTACGAGGAACGAAGAGATGAGACGGGAGACGTCGTAATATATACAAGACCAAAGCTAACAGGTTATGTTCAGGCATTGATTTGGTGGTTTGTCGTCACCCTACTAGGTGCATATTTAATTTCGTACtaacttgatatttttccagttTCAACTCCACCAAATACTTGCGCCAGAGCTTGGAAATTATCCAGTTTTGTAGTAGCCAAGGGCGATTTTATGTACATCTCATGAGAATAGACACAAAGTTTGCCACGCAAATTGACCTTGACTCGTTGACTACTTTGGAACAACTGTGTCACCAGGTTAAGGCTATTCACTTCATGTGAAGTTTTGAGTTGAGTCCTAGTAATTCAAGAGTTtagatgaaaatcaaaatctcaaattgcTATTACATGAATATAAATGTTCGTTAGCCCTAATTTAAGTAGCCTAGTAGATTTGAGTGGCTCAATTATTTAAATCAAGTTACTCTTAATGTTTGCAGCCCAATTCCTTAAAAAAGCCCCAACTTTAGGTCAAATCCCAAATCtaactccaaacttttttttgtctcataaaaaatcctcaactttagattcagtctcaaatttactccaaactttttgtttgtcttgcaaaaaaatcccaaactatagATATAATCCCAAATCTGCCCTGAATTTTGTTgtcttaaaaaaatcacaaattttcaatgtattttcaAATCCACCCATGATTTGGTCCccacattagcaaagtaatggggTGATAAGTATGGATCGATGTGGCATTTCCACATGAATACTAAATCCATCCCAAtaaagaaattctccaaaatgaaaccattCTAGAATATAAAAATTACGGACAATTAATGGAAATTTTTGGATAGAGGGATAATGGAGCAAATTTGATATTAGAATAAAAatcgataattttttcttagacaaaaaaagtttggagttagatttgggactagaactaaagtttaggattttttatgagcaaaaaaaaagttcgggagtAAATTTAAGATCgaacctaaagttgagggttttttctgagacaaaaaaagtttgggatagatttgggacttgacctaaagtttggtttttttttaaggaatttagcCCAATGTTGGCTAtacgtttctttttttggtcgagagaAAGAAAGTCAttcatatattaaaattaattctcGAGAGGTACATAGAAGACTTTCAAGTCTAAAGAATCCCATATAGCAACAAAACAAAAGTTAGAAATCAAATAACAAAACACAGTATGCAGCTCGAAACACACCGACATCCCTCAAAAACAAATCTGTCATCGTAAATATTTGGCGGCTGATCACCATATTCAACGATGAGCATACACGGAGATCTCTTATTCCATTTGCAACAACTTGCGATGTGCATCTAGGTTCAATGTTCTCATCACTATTACTGTGCAGAGACACCCACAATATCAAATACATATAAGGAACTCTCGGATTTGCATCTAAATCTAGTTTGGAGAGTAAAAccctcaaattttaattttaattcaaataaggaGAGGAGAGCGGTCTACTCTCAAAGAGGTCGTGGAGCCATGTCACGAACATCTTCCTTTCGATCGTTGTCAATTGTACGAATGGTCGAACTGATCTTCTCATTCATCTAAGATAATATGCATAAATTTTTTAAGCACACAAACTTTCAGAACAGAacggagagagaaaagagagccaatcaaaacaaagaaaatgccAATTCAAAGACTAAGTAGGCTCAATTAAGAGCTTGTAAGAGAGCTTCAAAAGAgggaagatggagagagagagagagagagagagagagagagagagagagaagggggaggaAGAGAGGGACGGTGGGGGACGACTCTCCAAAAACGACGCCCAGGCGGCGGCTTCAAGGAAAAGAGAGGTCAAACTTGGACTCCAAGTTTCTGCCATGTACAGGTGGCCCAAAAACTTAGAgtccaagttctttttttttatgtataattCAGAAGAATGAAGCAACATCGGATTATGTGTTCCGCTTTTTCGTGTGTGCTTAGTCTTAGTTAGGAATGAGCTCATTCATTAAATCTAACCATGCATTCAAAGTACCCTTGTTTTCTTTGCACATGTTTTGACTTGCGATGTTGAAAAACCTAATTGGACCATTGCTGAAGTTTACAAGAAGACAAGATTCGATAATGTAAATGATAAAGGAAAGACTTATTCTCCCCTCaaaacacaaacacacacacacacaaaatggTAATTAAACGCAAAAATCAATATCAAAGGTCACATCTGATAAGTGACAAGCACTTGAAATAATTCGCACCAGAGGAGAGCGAGCACTCCTACCTAGTCACTGCCGGCGAGGCAACCTTTAGTCTTTCGACTCTCTGGTCAAATTACgattttcatgatttgattgGAACCtcctcttgttctttttctttttaaatgaaaaatgggctcaatttttttaaaaaaaattaacaccatGAATTTACATTCTTATTTTATCAcctaataaaatatgaaatgtaGGAGGTGATGAAAAGAAACTAGTATCCAAGCGCTTATCAACAAGCCAATTAGCAAAgtgattttcttcttgaaaatgatGCCGCACTGTAAACTCAAAGTGCAAGCGCATTGGGTGTTGCGTAAGAACGATTTTCTTGTTGCCTAACAACTCGTCTCATTTCCGAAGCTTATGTTTAATGATAATGTGGCATGATCTCACTGAATGAATGAGCAAGTTTAAGCATCTTGGCTGCATTGAGTGGCTCTACAATTCCATGGGCATAAAATTGAAGCGACAAGCTTGAAATATCCACTATAATCGTCATTTCCTAACGCTTGACTTCATCATGCAAAAGTTGCTAATCATGGATTAATGTTCCTAAGTATCAAGATATTTAGTAATTTACTGTACTAATTAACATCTTCTTTTACGTGTGAGGTTAGGTGCTCAATGGTTTTTATCTTCGGCTCAAGGCTAGGCTTGAGAATCAAATGTACGATAGGGTAATAGCACATGTTGATTTCCAAGTGAATCTGAGCAATACGTTTCGCCAAATTAACTTAGCTTGATCGGAGTTTAAAAGCACCAATCAAAATTaactctcttccacttccctcaCTCAATCGTGCTCTTCAATCTTGGTCGTGGCAAGGTCTGAGTTAGTCTcaccctctcctctctctctaaaattatcagtgattttttttttttttggcgcactcttcttgtttcttcttaccTACCGATCTAGATCTGGGAGAAAATTTCTCCCAATCTAGTTTTAGATATAAGAGTTTGAACTCTCCCGATTTAGTTCTACATCTATGAGCTATCCTCCCCCGAtctagatttgaaaatttataagTAAAATCCATGATCAACTGCTTTAATTAATAGAAAGTTATATGAACATATTCTTAAGAAAATTGAATGTACTATTAATATGCATAAGAGATTAGAATCTTGAGCACCaatgcttcatttgttttgcggaaaaaaACTTCTAGGAAAATATTGCCTGAATTTTTCGTCGTTTGGTTTgcgaaaaataagctagtcaatGAAAACTTTTGCCACCCACGaaaaaaactctttcaaaagcgagaaaaatatttttctcatctttccttcctcttcccttttccatttcctttctttttaattatttttatactttcttttcattttttatttattttttaaaaaattcaaaattttttgttttaattttttttcttttccttcttctcctctatccttcttcttccttctttttttgccaGTCGCCGGCTTGTGGCAAGCCAACATCAAGGCAGCAAGATGAGCTTTAGCTCACCAGATCCATGGAGGCCGAGGTTCGTCGGTCGGTCGCCGGctaaagaaggaaggaaaagaaaataaataaataaataggaaaatacaatagaaaagcataaaaaataattaaaaaattgaattttttaaataagaagtaaaaaataaaaaaattcttaaaagacGTATAcagtgaaaattgattttccttaccaaacggaggaaaatgttttccagttcgttttcaagtttcagccaaatatcccaaaatatcatcatttttctgaaaaatcactTCTTGAAAAACATCTTCTAGAAACGAAACATTtgtcgcaaaacaaacggagcaaaAATATATCATAGGCTAATGTCACGTATTGATTCCTAAGTGCAATTTGAGCAATAAATTTTATCAACTTATAGCTTGATTGTACCCTCAtattcttaaaaaagaaaatagccaGTAAATGTTTTCAGAAATGAATATGAGCTCATCAATTAATTCTAATCATGCGTTCAAAGTGTCCTTACTTTCTTTGCACATGTTTTTACTGGCGAGGTTGAAAAACCTAAGAGGACCGATGCTAAGTCCATTAGAAGATAAGATTCAATAATgtaaaagataaagaagagactTTCTCCCCTCTAAacatacaaaaaggaaaaaaaaaaaatttctcaagctTAACCTGCTCGTGCTCTGTTGATCCTTCTTGTTTTCTGAATTTGACTTTGTTTTGCAGTATTCTAGGCtttgcaatttttcaatttgcttgGCTATGAAGTCTATGTACTTCTCGAGCATCATTTTAACTAATGAATACAATTTTCTTTCGAAGatagaagaagaaaacctcGGTGCTTGATTGtatcctttgtttttttgtttgtgcCCTAACTCACATACCCTAAAATAAGAAGTGTCTAATTATTCCCCGAGACGAATATGTTCTCATCCATTTATCATGCATTCAAAAGCAACATCATCAGTTTGGAAAGATGAATCGTGACATCCGATACCCAGTGATTTGTCCGGATGGACGGAGGCGTCATGTATAATGCCAAAAGCATATGGTGCTGGGTCGCTTTGCCTATGTGGGCGCATCATGTCTTTTTGGAATGTATGATACGACGTTGAAGTAATTGGTCACGTTGCGACTTGTGAGGTTGAGAAACTAAGGCAACTCGCGATCGACGCTAGGTCCACTAAAAGATAAGAtctaatgaaagaaagaaagagatttCCCCTCGTGGTCCAGTCTCTCCGCGATCGCAGCCAGACATGATCTCCTTTTCATCCATGGATTGCGTAAGAACTTGACCGAATTGTGGAGCTTTATATTCACCAATGACGTGACATCATTTCCCTGAATTTATGAACAGAAtgaagactccgtttgtttagtaaaaaataatattttcctcattttttgataattaatcTTCTTAGAAAAAcgagtcaacgaaaaatatttttctactcAACAGAAAACCTATGTTGAaattcaagaaatcattttttctttgaaaaatcagaaagcattttccaaaatttgacTAGGTATCGGCACTTAGACCCCGAAACTCTATGCTTGGATACGAGAGACCTAATGCTGGTTCTCGGGTCCACTACGTTGAAGAACAGGTCTCTGGCTCTCAGGCCGGAGTCCATCGAGGTAGGGACTAGGCCCCCAATGCCTATGCTCAGGTCCATCGAGGCTAGGCCCAAAGCCTTGGTGCCCGTGCCCAATGCCTTGGCACATGTGCTCGGGTCCATAAAGGTAGTGATGGGTTGGTCGACGCTTGACCTATGGTCCTCACACTTAGGCTTGGGTCCACAAAGGTCGTGCATGGGTCCTCGGTGCTTGGACTCGGGTCCTTAGTTAACAAAACATCTgttcttataaaaataaattttttaaaatcaaattttaaattaccttttattattttcttcatttttaagtttttagtttttttcctttatttttcttttctttctttttctttcttttttttcttcttcttctgttggtTGTCGGCGACCCGGTCACGCCCAAGGACGAGCTCGCCCAAGGTCGGCAAGGCTAGATCTCGCCAATCTAGAAAAGTCTCGGGCTTCGCCGACCTTTGGCAAGCGATAAGCCCACAGATCCGGCAAGGGCTCGAGCCTCGTCGGAATCTAGCAAGCTCGAGCCTCGTCGGTCTTGGGTGAGCTTGTCCTCACCGTCACCCGATTCTCGGCGatcggcggaggaagaaggacaaataaaatagaaataattaaaaattagattattttggttatttttctaaggaaaatcaaatcagatttttcacATCAACAGcgaaatatattttctagttcatttttaggtttcacCCAAACACcgaaagtattttcattttcttggaaaatgactttttggaaaatatttttcaaaaatatcacatttttcgcgaaataaacggagtcttAATATTTTAGTTTGCATTAGGTGGTTCTACAGTTCCATGGGCATAAAATACTAGAGATAAAACTCAGCGGCTTAAAGTATTGTCGTGTAAAGATTACAAACTACAAATGCATTGAACAACTTCATTATGCAGAAGCTATTAATCATGTACAGATGTTAATAAATATCAGGATATGAAGTGATTAGTTATattgattttaatattttctcgatTTTTCATTAACTTTTCATATTCGAAAAGTAAATACGTACTTAACCTACTGGGAAAAATAACTTATCAACATATCGGGAATTAGTAAATAGGTACATGCACATTCTTTCATCAAAAGCAAAGGGTCCCCAATGACCATGGATGGGTTTGAGTATAGAAAGGAGTGTTGAATGGAGATGCCCTAATTTAAGCACCTAGTTAAACCACATTATTCAATAAATTATCTCAATAAAAATTTGGGATAGTGACATaaatagtccctaaacttttagcTTGATGTGCAACGTAGTCtccgaaattttaatttgaccaatatagtctCTAAATTTTAACCTACTATGTGTAATgcgatccctaaacttttaatttgaccaatatggttcatgaagaacatgttcaacttagtccctaaactataggcagatattcaatgtagtcattcaatttattcaagttcggggacgacattaaatatttttcttatggTTTGAGActactaagttgaatatgttacAAAAATTCAggaactatattgaacaaatgaaaagtttagggatcgCATGACACATTagactaaagttcatggatcatattgttcgaattaaaagttcaggaaccacattgcatattggatcaaagtttatgaaccatttgtgtcatgttttctaaaaatttctcaacATCTTTTGTGTGATATTCTGTTTCTATGAGCGCTTGATTTTTACTCTTATGAAATTCGATTAATGCGAAGAGGCTCTTTAATGATGGACCAAAGAGAAAGGCACCCACCAATTACAATCCCAAACCGTGATGCTCTAACAAGATAAATCCTATTTTTTTAGGcctaacaaagaaaaattttctgAGAAAAAGGTGCCCAAAGAAAATGTCATTGTGCCAGGATCATTTATGTTACAGTGTCTTAGGAACAAGGGAACAAGCGTTGGTGATGTTGGTCGATTAAAAAGATCATGGGACAGGGTAAGACTTCTTGTTGCACATGCACTTGTAAGCCATGGGGCATGTCTCCGCCTCCTGAACTGATGCACACACGAAGCTGACCATGACCAGCCTGCATGGCGAGCACGAGCCACAGGCGTGCGAACAGTCCGGCAAGCTCGACCCGGCGATCCGGACCGTGTCTGCCCTACCTGGCCTCATCGACAGTCTCCTTTCCCAGTAGAAGTTCGGGTTCGCCACGTGCTCGACCTTCGCCTTAGGCCGGGTTGAGTGTCGGTGTCCGTGATCTGAAACGCCCATTGTTATAGCTTTCATAAGATGAAGACTGAGAGATAACTATTGAAGCTCCATCGAATGAAAAGTACCccttaaatcatttttcttctACAGTAACTGAAGCACATATGAGCATGCAGAAGCGTAGTAACTTAAACTCAAACTCCTGAAATAAGTCATAGTGAGATTTAtatgcattttgtttttttgtagaaGCATAGTAATATTAGCTCTGCGAAATGAGATTGTACAAGACTCCACACGTTATGACAAATGGTGCCACAAATCAAGTCTACCACCTCAGCAGTTTGAACAGAACTCAAGTACCTTCGAAACGGGAAGAAACTCTCATCAAATACTTCTGTAAAATCAGTCTACAACATAATCTTATCCTTGAAAAACTTAAGAGTATATGACAAAGAGAGAGTCTCATACTCGAGCTCGGTCGGCTGATGTGCCTCGCGGAGACGGTAGAATGAGGAacaacaagaaggagaagaatgaGGAGCGAAGCAGCAACAAGCGCAGAACCCTTCATTCCTTTCGCAAATCTGTAGTATTTTTtactcctcttctctctctctcgaatctCTCTCCCTTGACAGTAATATCAAGACCAGAAGAATTGTGAGCCTCTCCGTCAGTCACTTACCGAGACCATTCCACCAGACGGAAGGCTCAGGCCATGTTTAAATATTCACGAGCCCAAAAGGATATCTGTATTGAAGCAGATCACAGGCGAGGGTATGTGTCCACGCAAAACCCTAAGAGGGAAGGTCACATGAAAGACGATGATGGCACCCGCAGAGAGAGCTCACATGTAACAGCACTGGAAGCTTATTGCGCGCCtcaaatggaagaagaagatctCATGGGTTTTGGATGATGGTCGAAGAACTCTGGAAGTGCTCGTCCTCCGTGAGTCCAGACAATAAATGAAACGGCGAGCTCGTCGACTCACTTCCCCCCATCGTCATGTCTTGAGTTAAAAGAAGGACTCGGGACAAGGCATCAAGGGTGGTCAATTATGTGACCGCCATTAATGTTGGCCAACGACCACCATTGATGAACTTCGAGCTTTTTCATTAACTCTTATTCCTTTGGACTACCCGCCACTGAGGACAGCACAGACGATTCAACGTTGCACGTCAGATTCTTCAGCGATCGAAAGCCTGGAGTTCAGAGCATTGATATCATTACAGTTTGACGTGACTGGACTGGTACTCCATCGGATTGGAACAATGCTTGGCTTAAGTGAGATACAGGGttagcttttttccttttttggtcagaagatACAGGGTTAGTTGAAACGCGAAAAAtatcaaccaaaaataaaaacatttctaAGTTTTATGCAATCATCTTAATTTAGACTTAAACTCTTTAATTATACTAATTGAGTTTATCAtatcaattttagccaaaaatcactAACACAAATATCGTCGTAGACACAACCAATGCTGGCTTATacatttttaatagtattttaataattttttgaatttttcaaagatttctttattttttgtaaattttttcatttctttgcattttattttttgaacttAGGTGAGGGCTAGGATGCTCTCGCTGGATCTTGGCCAGGGGCCACGGGCCCTTGATTTGGCCAGCGAGTACGTTGTGGGCCTTGCCTAGGCCCTCCCCGACCACAATGAGGGCACACAATGGCCTCTCCAGAAGCCCACGAGAGCATTGCGTCATTCACCCAAAGCCGGTGAGGGCGTCTCGATCCTCGCCTGTGGCTGGCAACCCTCGTTGGCCCTCACATGTGGCCAGCAAGGGAgttaaaagataagaaaaagaaaaaaaaactataaaaattcACGCTAGCACCTCCAGTGCTTTGTAGGATGGTCGGCATGCATGTCGGAtattttctggtcaaaattgaccCGGATGGATTTAACTTGCAAATGTGAATAAGTTTGGTACAATcggcataattaaaaagtttggatcaaattggtacaagtgtaatagatttaagattttttaaattatcttagtttttttttaatcgaaaattcctccttttttttttggtcaaaaaattccTCCTAGTTAAAACGATGGGAAAATCTCAACTTATTGGATGCTCGCACGGCTTTGGATTGGTTCCTAAACATGAGTACGGGCCGGACGTGCTTGAAGACTATTGGCTTGGACAAGGTCATTCAGATACAAACCCGGATCAAGCCCGTCAAGTTACAAAAACGGTATAAAGTGTTTgggttaataaaaaaaaatcccaaattgatacacatataccacatttaccccaaattaatttccACATCATACAAAATCTGAAGCTTGTACACGTGCcgcatttattccaaactaattttcatgtcacaaaaaatcttgaattgatACGCTCGTTCTATGTTTACCCCGACTAATTTTCTTGTCATATTGAATTGTGCATTTTAGCAAATTTCGAAACTTGACGGACttcttagggaaaaaaaaaagcatattttCTGATGTAAGATGTCTATTTGGTgacataaaaattagtttttagataATGTGACATggatatactagtttaggattttcgtgACACGGAAAATAGGTCACGGGAGTTCTAGTGCGTGATTTTTATTATGACATGATAATAGTTTGGGGATGGATGTAGCAATCCAACATTTTTCTATTGATGGGTAGGCCTAGCCCAGGCGACATTTTACTCTTTACCTGAAGATAGAAAATCGAAGAAGAATCAGTCCATTTGACTAACGTAAGTCAAAACGACATTAGGTTTGATGCAGGAAGCATCATCTTGTGAAACCGGGTTTCACATGTCGAATGTTTCTAGCAATTGACTATGCTTATTCTCATTGTTGACGAACTAAACTTGCGACAACAATGCTTCACCGGCTTCTGCGTCTGAAACCTGCGACGTACGGAGCAGCAGGCGTTGACCGGCACGTTTTTCGCAGAGCTCCTCCCTCCATTCACTTTGCGTTGACTTGGCCAATACTCTGGTCAAACGTCAACTTTGTAGAGCTTGGCACACCCAAGAAAATACGGTTCACGTAAGATTGAAACGACGAGGGATTACGATGCCTCTGAACTTTATTGTTAACTAACGTTGACGTGATTGGACTGCACCCTTTGGCTGTTGGGCAATTTGACTTTTCGTGCAGCGTTGCTCTTGAATTGATGAGCCGGTTTGACTAGTTGTAAAGTCAATCACGGTTCCAGAGACCGCAAGCGCCCGCCAAGGAGGGAACAGTTTTGGGCGGCATCTATGGAGACTCTTGATTCAGTTCTCGTCACTATATAAGAACAGAATGAGCTGGCCATCTTTACCAGATTATGCGTTGGTGTATTACGTATATTTTGCCATCTCTTTTAGCCATGAACGCTATGGTCAAACACGCTGGCTTCCGGTGGAGTTCAGCTAATTTCCTCCGGTCGAGCCCGGCTAGTTCCCGTGGCTATGATCTCTTGAACTGCGATCCCGAAACGGCCTAACGGCGGTGAGACCGATGATCGGTGGAGGACGGTGTCCAAGCGTGATGAGTGGAGTCGCGTTACACGTGACGAGAGGGCAAGGCACCGGCGAGCATTCTTGAGGACGTACAAGTTGGCGTCCCCAGACAGCTtagggaagaggaggaagaggacggTCATCAGGTGTAAGAAGTTGAGGAAGATAGCAGTCAAAGTGAAGAGACTCGTGGTCTCGATCGTCTCGTTTGCCCTGGCGAGGTCTCGTGGTTGCAGGTCGGCGATAATCGTGTCTTGCCCGCGGCCAATAACGAGATGTTTCTGAGCTAATACTTTGGCTGAGTTTCAAGAATCGATCTGGTGAATCAAATTATagttcattcttttctttgagTCATTTGTACACATTTGACTATGAAGCTCTAACATTAATGGAAGATTTCATACTAGTTTGTGCTGAGCTATGACCTTTCCTCTTTAGATGTACCGGATATGTTGGCTGCATGAATTGGGATAGGAAGCAATCAGCAATTGCTTAAATTGCACTGAACTATATATCATCTAGCTTTGCCCACCAAGAACAACATTTATCATCCATTTCCAATGAAGATTACGGAGTTCATTTCACGGGAAaaagtacaaagaaaaattcaaaatatattacattagtgtcaattcaatcataaatatttcagt
Protein-coding sequences here:
- the LOC115728633 gene encoding xanthohumol 4-O-methyltransferase-like isoform X2, with the protein product MESPDEPEAILRGQAHIWRQMFAFADSMALKCAVELRIPDIIHSYGGGPVTLAQIASRIPAPSPGTTYLARIMRLLVRNNIFSAQRCQPDGGHESQETLYGITPSSRWLLQGPGSELSLAPLVLMENHPWLMSPWHCFSDCIKTGGVAFEMAHGCKIWDFASANPEFNRLFNDGMAGTSKILVRAIVEGYKAGFKSIGSLVDVGGGIGVTLATIIKSFPHIQGINFDLPHVIATAPAHDGITHVGGDMFETIPHAEAVFMKGIMHDWGNEDCVKILRNCRKAIPEKNGKVIIADFMLKPEGNGMFDEIGTVLDLVMMAHCSGGKERDELEWKNIVEKGGFPRYNIIKTSSLLFIIEAYPL
- the LOC115728633 gene encoding xanthohumol 4-O-methyltransferase-like isoform X1, whose amino-acid sequence is MESPDEPEAILRGQAHIWRQMFAFADSMALKCAVELRIPDIIHSYGGGPVTLAQIASRIPAPSPGTTYLARIMRLLVRNNIFSAQRCQPDGGHESQETLYGITPSSRWLLQGPGSELSLAPLVLMENHPWLMSPWHCFSDCIKTGGVAFEMAHGCKIWDFASANPEFNRLFNDGMAGTSKILVRAIVEGYKAGFKSIGSLVDVGGGIGVTLATIIKSFPHIQGINFDLPHVIATAPAHDGITHVGGDMFETIPHAEAVFMKGIMHDWGNEDCVKILRNCRKAIPEKNGKVIIVDVVLKPEGNGMFDEIGTVLDLVMMAHCSGGKERDELEWKNIVEKGGFPRYNIIKTSSLLFIIEAYPL
- the LOC115728634 gene encoding protein EPIDERMAL PATTERNING FACTOR 1 isoform X2; the encoded protein is MKGSALVAASLLILLLLVVPHSTVSARHISRPSSNHGHRHSTRPKAKVEHVANPNFYWERRLSMRPGRADTVRIAGSSLPDCSHACGSCSPCRLVMVSFVCASVQEAETCPMAYKCMCNKKSYPVP
- the LOC115728634 gene encoding uncharacterized protein LOC115728634 isoform X1, which encodes MKGSALVAASLLILLLLVVPHSTVSARHISRPSSSMRLSLCHILLSFSRIRLCCRLILQKYLMRVSSRFEDHGHRHSTRPKAKVEHVANPNFYWERRLSMRPGRADTVRIAGSSLPDCSHACGSCSPCRLVMVSFVCASVQEAETCPMAYKCMCNKKSYPVP